A part of Brevinematia bacterium genomic DNA contains:
- a CDS encoding metal ABC transporter ATP-binding protein, with protein MNVVVSFENVSFGYSEDLMLFRNVSLKIYENEFITVVGPNGSGKTTFVKIILGLLRPREGRVLVLGKDPKDYSGKIGYVPQIGNFDVQFPITVEEVLFGGVLKPFGRIFSVDKERIKALAEELKISDLMRKSFSSLSGGQQQRVLIARALASSPCILVLDEPSSNIDMEGEEIVNSLLERLKGWKTIIVVTHDTGFVNDLTDRTICISGGKVKEHGVTPDKALAEIFGCFGKSKKVLHAG; from the coding sequence ATGAATGTTGTGGTATCATTTGAAAATGTAAGTTTCGGTTATAGCGAAGATTTGATGCTGTTTAGGAATGTTAGCTTGAAGATCTACGAGAATGAGTTTATAACTGTAGTGGGTCCTAATGGTTCTGGTAAGACGACTTTTGTTAAGATCATATTGGGTCTTTTGAGACCTAGGGAAGGTAGGGTTTTGGTTTTGGGGAAAGATCCTAAGGATTATAGTGGTAAGATTGGTTATGTGCCACAAATTGGGAATTTTGATGTTCAATTTCCTATAACGGTTGAGGAAGTACTATTTGGAGGAGTTTTGAAACCTTTTGGGAGGATTTTTAGTGTTGATAAAGAGAGAATCAAAGCTTTAGCTGAGGAGTTAAAGATTTCTGATTTGATGAGGAAGAGCTTTTCTTCGCTTTCTGGGGGACAACAGCAAAGGGTTCTGATCGCCAGGGCTTTAGCTTCTTCACCTTGTATCTTAGTACTTGACGAACCTTCCTCAAATATAGATATGGAAGGTGAGGAAATTGTAAATTCTCTTTTGGAGAGACTTAAAGGTTGGAAGACAATAATAGTTGTTACGCACGATACTGGTTTTGTGAATGATCTAACAGATAGAACTATATGCATAAGTGGTGGAAAGGTTAAGGAACATGGTGTTACTCCAGATAAGGCATTAGCGGAGATTTTTGGGTGTTTTGGAAAGAGTAAAAAGGTGTTACATGCGGGTTAG
- a CDS encoding zinc ABC transporter substrate-binding protein has product MCFINGFLAKLKFVVFSFIVFSFALIGYGEKRVIFTTILPQKWLVDGIVSNKFEVLVIVERGRDPHTFEVSPSLVKKVGKAEVFFSLGLGDSEENLIRKVRKSFPKVRVVDMSEGLSKLALSEKHFGKEHHYYSGLYDPHVWLSPLNMIVMASNILKVVVGLDPQNRDFYEENYRNTVKKLKELHEEIGKILYDLRGRKFLVFHSAFKYFEKEYGVVEIALEREGKDPSPRELVKILKVVKEEGIKVVFVQPGFSRKSAEVLAKEIRGTVVEINPLEYDYLENMRRIAILIRDSYR; this is encoded by the coding sequence ATGTGTTTTATTAATGGCTTTTTAGCAAAGTTAAAGTTTGTTGTGTTTTCTTTTATAGTTTTTTCTTTTGCACTTATAGGGTATGGTGAGAAAAGGGTAATATTTACCACAATTTTGCCACAAAAGTGGCTTGTTGATGGTATAGTTAGCAATAAGTTTGAGGTTTTGGTTATTGTTGAGAGGGGGAGGGATCCGCACACTTTTGAAGTCTCTCCTTCACTTGTGAAGAAAGTAGGTAAAGCTGAGGTGTTCTTTTCTCTAGGCCTTGGGGATTCTGAAGAGAATCTTATTCGTAAAGTGAGAAAGTCATTTCCAAAGGTGAGAGTTGTTGATATGTCCGAAGGGCTTAGTAAGCTAGCTTTGAGTGAGAAACATTTTGGTAAAGAACATCATTACTATTCTGGTTTGTATGACCCTCATGTATGGCTCTCTCCCCTTAATATGATAGTGATGGCTAGTAACATCTTGAAAGTTGTTGTTGGTCTTGATCCTCAGAATAGAGACTTTTATGAAGAAAACTATAGAAACACGGTGAAGAAGTTAAAAGAACTTCACGAAGAGATTGGGAAAATTCTTTATGATCTCAGAGGTAGGAAGTTTTTAGTTTTTCACTCTGCATTTAAGTATTTTGAGAAGGAGTATGGGGTTGTTGAGATAGCACTGGAGAGGGAAGGTAAGGATCCTTCGCCGAGAGAGCTTGTAAAAATCCTTAAAGTTGTTAAGGAGGAGGGGATAAAGGTTGTGTTTGTTCAGCCGGGTTTTTCAAGGAAAAGTGCTGAGGTGCTAGCAAAGGAGATTAGAGGAACTGTAGTTGAGATAAATCCTCTGGAGTATGATTATCTTGAAAATATGAGGAGGATAGCTATTCTTATAAGGGATAGTTACAGGTAA
- a CDS encoding prepilin-type N-terminal cleavage/methylation domain-containing protein — MTLLSFVKSFLNSKGFSLVEILIVLAIIGILLTIAIPNLFKAEEATRKRATEMEIRGIIAAIYNYKLATYSLPKSLRDLVDGGYIKSSALYDEWNSEYKFETRGNKIVIVSPGPDRKLGTKDDISVEEIF, encoded by the coding sequence ATGACATTACTAAGTTTCGTGAAAAGTTTCCTAAACAGTAAAGGCTTCTCTCTTGTAGAGATTCTGATAGTGCTAGCAATAATAGGAATATTACTGACAATAGCTATACCAAACCTGTTTAAGGCCGAAGAAGCTACAAGAAAAAGAGCTACGGAAATGGAAATCAGGGGAATAATAGCTGCGATATACAACTATAAACTAGCTACTTACTCCTTGCCTAAATCTCTGAGAGACCTAGTAGATGGAGGATACATAAAGTCCAGTGCGCTTTATGATGAATGGAACAGTGAATATAAGTTTGAGACAAGAGGTAACAAAATAGTTATAGTAAGTCCAGGTCCTGATAGAAAGCTTGGCACGAAAGACGATATATCAGTAGAAGAGATATTTTAG
- the rpmE gene encoding 50S ribosomal protein L31 produces MKKGIHPVLKVSKVRCGCGNVIEILSVFEEEHIEVCSNCHPFYTGKRKIVDTGGRVEKFKKRYKVK; encoded by the coding sequence ATGAAGAAGGGCATTCATCCTGTACTGAAGGTTTCTAAGGTGAGGTGCGGTTGCGGAAATGTTATTGAAATATTATCCGTTTTTGAAGAAGAACACATAGAAGTGTGTTCCAATTGTCATCCATTTTATACTGGTAAGAGAAAAATCGTTGATACTGGCGGTAGAGTTGAGAAGTTTAAAAAGAGGTATAAAGTCAAGTAG